A genomic stretch from Desulfolutivibrio sulfodismutans DSM 3696 includes:
- a CDS encoding tetratricopeptide repeat protein, producing MAHEHPTRLSRRGMFQLMTGRPPDADAEAAPSQAAAWLDKGREAFLAGDMEEAARQLRLWLRPTPGDDEARMLLGQALYAMGRHVQALVEFERVARRNAGHPAGLFLCLCRLRVGRTAKAVEAYAAWADAAPQAPDGPAMAALRDHLAAHIEAVAADPGQGARVASLLEQALESRQGLAADPPNREAQA from the coding sequence ATGGCCCACGAACACCCCACCCGCCTGTCGCGGCGGGGAATGTTTCAGTTGATGACCGGCCGCCCTCCGGATGCGGATGCCGAAGCGGCGCCGTCGCAGGCCGCTGCCTGGCTGGACAAGGGACGCGAAGCCTTTTTGGCCGGGGACATGGAAGAGGCGGCGCGGCAACTGCGCCTGTGGTTGCGGCCGACCCCGGGCGACGATGAGGCCCGGATGCTTCTGGGGCAGGCCCTGTACGCCATGGGGCGGCATGTCCAGGCGCTGGTGGAGTTCGAGCGCGTGGCCAGGCGTAATGCGGGGCATCCGGCCGGACTGTTTTTGTGCCTGTGCCGGTTGCGTGTGGGGCGTACGGCCAAAGCCGTGGAGGCGTATGCAGCCTGGGCCGATGCTGCGCCGCAGGCCCCCGACGGCCCGGCCATGGCCGCGCTGCGGGACCATCTGGCCGCGCATATCGAGGCTGTGGCGGCCGACCCCGGCCAGGGGGCGCGTGTCGCCAGCCTCCTGGAGCAGGCGTTGGAATCGCGGCAGGGGCTGGCGGCAGACCCGCCAAACCGGGAGGCCCAGGCATGA
- a CDS encoding IMP cyclohydrolase translates to MSDLKKMYSTLSEDPFPGDLTLRLGGAELRFAKKTWTIDGAEKGLRYGENPDQPAALYELAAGELSLGGVAFRGPGHALVAAMTEEHLVQSGKHPGKINLTDVDGGVTVLQYLHAKPAVVILKHNNPCGAAWSDAGLPDAFDKAFTSDRIAAFGGTVVVNRTMDVDTATRLTQVYFEVVAAPDFDDAALAVLRTKKNLRILRLPGLAKLEALAGEPFLDIKCLNDGGMVLQFSFRNRIRSTADFLPATAERDGVTAVARTPSPTEAEDLLFAWAVEAGVTSNSVIFAKNGATVAIGTGEQDRVGCVELTIYKAQTKYADRLAFAEAGLSLYELEKKAETDETAKTLLADIRRRTAEAKGGLPGSVLVSDGFFPFRDGVDLALSVGVTAIAQPGGSIRDTEVIAAVNEAVPQAAMVFTGQRSFKH, encoded by the coding sequence ATGAGCGACCTCAAAAAAATGTATTCCACCCTGTCCGAGGATCCCTTTCCCGGAGACTTGACCCTGCGCCTGGGCGGCGCCGAACTGCGCTTCGCCAAAAAGACCTGGACCATCGACGGCGCGGAAAAAGGCCTGCGCTACGGGGAAAACCCGGACCAGCCCGCCGCCCTCTACGAGCTGGCCGCAGGCGAACTGTCGCTTGGCGGGGTGGCCTTTCGCGGTCCCGGCCACGCCCTGGTGGCGGCCATGACCGAAGAACATCTGGTCCAGTCCGGCAAGCACCCGGGCAAGATCAACCTGACCGACGTGGACGGCGGCGTCACCGTGCTGCAATACCTGCACGCCAAGCCCGCCGTGGTCATCCTCAAGCACAACAACCCCTGCGGCGCGGCCTGGTCCGACGCCGGGCTTCCCGACGCCTTCGACAAGGCCTTCACCTCCGACCGCATTGCGGCCTTCGGCGGCACGGTGGTGGTCAACCGGACCATGGACGTGGACACCGCCACGCGCCTGACCCAGGTCTATTTCGAGGTGGTGGCCGCCCCGGACTTCGACGACGCGGCCCTGGCCGTGCTGCGCACCAAAAAAAACCTGCGCATCCTGCGCCTGCCCGGGCTGGCGAAGCTTGAGGCCCTGGCCGGGGAGCCCTTCCTGGACATCAAATGCCTCAACGACGGCGGCATGGTGCTCCAGTTCTCCTTCCGCAACCGCATCCGGTCCACGGCGGACTTTCTTCCGGCCACGGCCGAACGGGACGGGGTCACGGCCGTGGCCCGGACCCCGAGCCCCACGGAGGCCGAGGATCTGCTTTTCGCCTGGGCCGTGGAGGCGGGCGTGACCTCGAACTCGGTCATCTTCGCCAAAAACGGGGCCACGGTGGCCATCGGCACCGGCGAGCAGGACCGGGTGGGCTGCGTGGAACTGACCATCTACAAGGCCCAGACCAAATACGCCGACCGGCTGGCCTTCGCCGAGGCCGGGCTGTCTTTGTACGAGCTGGAAAAAAAGGCCGAGACGGACGAGACGGCCAAGACGCTGCTGGCCGACATCCGCCGCCGCACAGCCGAAGCCAAGGGCGGCCTGCCGGGATCGGTTTTGGTCTCGGACGGCTTTTTCCCCTTCCGCGACGGCGTGGATCTGGCCCTGTCCGTGGGGGTGACGGCCATCGCCCAGCCCGGCGGCTCCATCCGCGACACCGAGGTCATCGCGGCGGTCAACGAGGCCGTGCCCCAGGCGGCCATGGTGTTTACCGGGCAGCGGTCGTTCAAACACTAG
- a CDS encoding EAL and HDOD domain-containing protein, which yields MKAAPQTPERRFFEPVFVARQPILDRESRVYGFELLFRQADNATEARVADADTATAKVIIDGFPLVAETMLESRKCFVNFPEGLLLKQAPLALPREMCVVEILEDVRPTPEVLAACRAIKHAGYMLAVDDFVGQPELLPFVEMADIVKVEVLGASPLRILELAKPLLARGVALLAEKVEDREIHHLCLSAGFQYFQGFYFSRPEVVSGRKPPVGVVSKVRLLRELAVPETEPERLEAILSSDAGLSFRLLKYLNSAAFFRMDKIVSLSQAMMVMGQNPLRKWLMAVLLSDMAHTPIGREVSFQSLTRARFLELLALGRAKLPHSPDSLFMLGLFSRMDALLGQSMSEVAAQLPLPEDILAALRGEPGQAGKLLGLAADLEDGRFEQALGVLDAAGVDAAEAAKIYAEATLWAKDILG from the coding sequence ATGAAGGCGGCCCCCCAGACGCCGGAGCGGCGGTTTTTCGAACCCGTGTTCGTGGCCAGGCAGCCCATCCTCGACCGCGAGTCGCGGGTGTACGGCTTCGAGTTGCTGTTCCGTCAGGCGGACAACGCGACCGAGGCCCGGGTGGCTGACGCGGATACGGCCACGGCCAAGGTCATCATCGACGGCTTTCCCCTGGTCGCGGAGACCATGCTTGAGTCCAGGAAGTGTTTCGTCAATTTCCCCGAAGGACTTTTGCTCAAGCAGGCCCCCCTGGCGCTGCCCCGGGAGATGTGCGTGGTGGAGATTCTCGAGGACGTGCGGCCGACCCCGGAGGTTCTGGCCGCCTGCCGGGCCATCAAGCATGCGGGATATATGCTGGCCGTGGACGATTTCGTGGGGCAGCCGGAACTGCTTCCGTTCGTGGAGATGGCCGACATCGTCAAGGTGGAGGTGCTGGGGGCGTCGCCTTTGCGCATCCTCGAACTCGCCAAGCCCCTTCTGGCCCGGGGCGTGGCGCTTCTGGCCGAGAAGGTTGAGGATCGGGAGATCCACCACCTGTGCCTGTCCGCCGGGTTTCAGTATTTTCAGGGATTTTATTTCAGCCGCCCTGAGGTGGTCAGCGGCCGCAAGCCGCCGGTGGGGGTGGTGTCCAAGGTTCGCCTGCTGCGCGAACTGGCCGTTCCCGAAACCGAACCGGAGCGCCTTGAGGCCATCTTGTCCTCGGATGCGGGATTGTCGTTTCGGCTGCTCAAGTATTTGAATTCGGCGGCGTTTTTCAGGATGGACAAGATCGTGTCCCTGTCCCAGGCCATGATGGTCATGGGCCAAAACCCCTTGCGCAAATGGCTGATGGCCGTGCTGCTTTCCGACATGGCCCACACCCCCATCGGCCGCGAGGTTTCCTTTCAATCCCTGACCCGGGCGCGTTTTTTGGAGCTTCTGGCCCTGGGGCGGGCCAAACTGCCGCATAGCCCGGATTCCCTGTTCATGCTGGGCCTTTTTTCCCGCATGGATGCGCTTCTGGGACAGTCCATGTCCGAAGTGGCGGCCCAGCTCCCCCTGCCTGAGGACATCCTGGCCGCCCTGCGTGGGGAGCCCGGGCAGGCCGGAAAATTGCTGGGACTGGCGGCCGACCTGGAGGACGGACGCTTTGAGCAGGCCTTGGGCGTGCTGGATGCGGCCGGGGTCGATGCCGCCGAGGCGGCGAAGATCTATGCCGAGGCCACGCTGTGGGCCAAGGACATCCTGGGCTGA
- a CDS encoding DNA polymerase III subunit delta': MNGEAFGIPARQGHVLARLCKLAEAPPQSLVIEGGAASERLGAALFFAARLNCLQPAAPCGVCPACVQIRERVFLDLMLLDGMAGSIKVDDVREVRQKAGEPPRGDGYRAVILAEAQALSIEAANSLLKTLEDPRPKHCFMLLTPQRERLFPTLVSRSFVVTLAWPNPETPSLPAELGDEDPMEWAGALADFYRTGRGWFARTSAKGRMTRLLADHILLACARCLAEALSGRAASPLGRFLAGLSDPGAVRFFDVLLSECQEALVMQVNPSLVMEWLGVRMFGRCGGALAR; encoded by the coding sequence GTGAACGGCGAGGCCTTCGGCATTCCCGCGCGCCAGGGCCATGTCCTGGCCCGGCTCTGCAAGCTGGCCGAGGCCCCGCCGCAATCCCTGGTCATCGAGGGCGGCGCGGCCTCGGAACGCCTTGGCGCGGCGCTTTTTTTCGCAGCCCGGCTCAATTGTCTCCAACCGGCCGCCCCCTGCGGCGTGTGCCCGGCCTGCGTGCAGATCCGGGAGCGGGTCTTTTTGGACCTGATGCTCCTGGACGGCATGGCCGGGTCCATCAAGGTGGACGACGTGCGCGAGGTGCGCCAGAAGGCGGGCGAACCGCCGCGCGGCGACGGCTACCGCGCGGTGATCCTGGCCGAGGCCCAGGCGCTTTCCATCGAGGCCGCCAATTCCCTCTTAAAGACCCTGGAAGACCCCCGCCCGAAGCACTGCTTCATGCTGCTCACCCCGCAGCGGGAGCGGCTTTTCCCGACGCTCGTGTCGCGCTCCTTCGTGGTCACCCTGGCCTGGCCCAATCCCGAAACCCCCTCGCTTCCCGCCGAGCTTGGCGATGAAGACCCCATGGAATGGGCCGGGGCGCTGGCGGATTTTTACCGCACGGGCCGGGGCTGGTTCGCGCGTACCAGCGCCAAGGGCCGCATGACGCGGCTTCTGGCCGACCACATCCTTTTAGCCTGCGCCCGGTGCCTGGCCGAGGCCCTGTCCGGACGGGCCGCGTCGCCGCTTGGCCGGTTCCTGGCCGGGTTGTCCGATCCCGGCGCGGTGCGGTTTTTCGATGTGCTTTTAAGCGAATGCCAGGAGGCGCTGGTCATGCAGGTCAATCCGTCCCTGGTCATGGAGTGGCTGGGGGTGCGGATGTTTGGGAGATGCGGGGGGGCGTTGGCGAGGTGA
- the plsY gene encoding glycerol-3-phosphate 1-O-acyltransferase PlsY, with translation MLLIVWLALTYLVAAFPFGLWIGLACAGVDPRQAGSRNTGATNVARLCGTKCGVAVLVLDLLKGFLPVVLGAAFSNSWIFLSLVGLTALLGHMRSVFLYGRGGKGVATTIGVFLAYAPLAALLAVAVCVLVIKRTGYVSAGSLALAASLPVALLATGNPAYIPVSLVVAAWIAWRHRENISRLLAGEEKSWRKAS, from the coding sequence ATGCTTTTGATCGTCTGGCTGGCCCTGACCTATCTGGTGGCCGCCTTTCCCTTCGGTCTGTGGATCGGCCTGGCCTGCGCCGGGGTGGACCCGCGCCAGGCCGGCAGCCGCAACACCGGGGCCACCAACGTGGCCCGGCTGTGCGGCACGAAATGCGGCGTGGCCGTGCTGGTCCTGGATCTGCTCAAGGGCTTTTTGCCGGTGGTCCTGGGGGCGGCGTTTTCGAACTCGTGGATCTTTTTGAGTCTGGTGGGGCTGACCGCCCTTTTGGGGCACATGCGCTCGGTCTTTCTCTACGGCCGGGGGGGCAAGGGCGTGGCCACCACCATCGGGGTCTTTCTGGCCTATGCGCCCCTGGCGGCGCTTTTGGCCGTGGCCGTGTGCGTCTTGGTCATCAAGCGCACGGGATACGTCTCGGCGGGCTCCCTGGCCCTGGCGGCGTCCCTTCCCGTGGCCCTTTTGGCGACCGGCAACCCGGCCTACATCCCCGTGTCCCTGGTGGTGGCGGCCTGGATCGCCTGGCGGCACAGGGAAAACATCTCCCGCCTTCTGGCAGGCGAGGAGAAAAGCTGGCGCAAGGCGTCCTGA
- a CDS encoding PAS domain S-box protein: protein MEKTGLGSRLRRKRLGLLAADKRYSLRRVAYAVGMQPSHLSRIERGDSVSLSEEKLVALARELGECPDEILALSGKVAGDVLAAIRRRPGFFAAMVRQADGGDGQPGRPGQPESASGFAPGPAADPSLTSATEPVSGPVSDSASCPASGPATGLVRHPAPGPLPGPLPGKDDDLGLLKWRFNESQRLARIGSWDRDLVRGANYWSDEMFRLFGREPGEAAPTWEFFLGHVHPQDRHILLAVRNAAMAGPGEVEYRFRFMRTDGQMRVAQARAVASFAPDQTPVRISGTLCDVTEHHAAIREARELARFPQENPNPVLRVNREGQVEYANPAAQSLWGLDTGESLAVAGAHADLFCMVRSALDQEGPLEGELAYAPRSFHGMAVPCPERLCANVYGMDITRRVEVEKDLRQAHDGLERRVAARTRELDAANRMLIARLAQMQEMEKALRASEERYRAVVESQTEIICRFSPEGTVLFANEPYCRLFGKTLEELTSGTWRPFPHPEDLLRIDRELRALAPDHPVVVVENRVVDGAGRVRFMQFINRGFFNAKGRITEIQSVGRDVTDRRDAELALAESEKKYRDLVSNLEIGILAATGDGRVDMANRRALEILGVPQDEILGQSLARPPFALCREDASPLRPEESPLAGVLLDHEPMRDVTVGIRQDGWEAIRWLAVGVFPEVDARGNLSRVVATLTDISERRRLEAELVEGRERFRFLYRHFPQPTCVFRLVEGEFILLEANRAAVAAGRGRLEEFLGRRAGELLAGQPEIYLALWTAYEGRQLVRRRMDLQLDRAAPASHEVSFVFVPPDMVMVHAVPAPAGCPATGPDPDG from the coding sequence ATGGAGAAAACCGGGCTCGGGTCGCGACTTCGCCGGAAGCGTCTGGGGCTTCTGGCCGCCGACAAACGCTATTCCCTGCGGCGGGTGGCGTATGCCGTGGGCATGCAGCCCTCGCACTTAAGCCGCATCGAACGCGGCGATTCCGTCTCCCTCTCCGAAGAAAAGCTGGTGGCCCTGGCCCGGGAATTGGGCGAGTGCCCGGACGAAATCCTGGCCCTCTCGGGCAAGGTGGCGGGCGATGTTCTGGCCGCGATTCGTCGCCGTCCGGGATTTTTCGCGGCCATGGTCCGCCAGGCCGACGGCGGTGACGGACAGCCCGGACGGCCCGGACAGCCAGAGTCGGCATCCGGTTTTGCCCCCGGACCAGCCGCCGACCCATCCCTCACGTCGGCCACCGAGCCCGTTTCCGGCCCCGTATCCGATTCAGCCTCTTGCCCCGCCTCTGGTCCGGCCACCGGCCTAGTCCGCCACCCAGCCCCTGGCCCCCTGCCCGGCCCCCTGCCCGGCAAGGATGACGATCTGGGGCTTCTGAAGTGGCGCTTCAACGAGTCCCAGCGGCTGGCCAGGATCGGCAGTTGGGACAGGGATCTGGTGCGCGGGGCCAACTATTGGTCCGACGAGATGTTCCGCCTGTTCGGACGGGAACCAGGCGAGGCCGCCCCCACCTGGGAATTTTTTCTCGGGCATGTGCATCCGCAGGACCGGCACATCCTTTTGGCCGTCCGCAATGCCGCCATGGCCGGGCCGGGCGAGGTGGAATACCGCTTCCGGTTCATGCGCACGGATGGCCAGATGCGCGTGGCCCAGGCCCGGGCCGTAGCCTCCTTCGCCCCGGACCAAACCCCCGTGCGCATCTCCGGAACCCTGTGCGACGTCACCGAACACCATGCCGCCATCCGCGAGGCCCGGGAGCTGGCCCGGTTTCCCCAGGAAAATCCCAATCCGGTCCTGCGGGTGAACCGGGAGGGGCAGGTGGAATACGCCAATCCGGCCGCGCAGAGCCTGTGGGGGCTGGACACGGGCGAGTCCCTGGCCGTGGCCGGGGCCCATGCCGATCTGTTTTGCATGGTTCGTTCGGCCCTGGACCAGGAAGGGCCTTTGGAAGGCGAACTGGCGTACGCCCCCCGGTCTTTCCATGGCATGGCCGTCCCCTGTCCCGAGCGCCTGTGCGCCAATGTCTATGGCATGGACATCACCCGCCGAGTGGAGGTCGAAAAGGATCTGCGTCAGGCCCACGACGGGTTGGAGCGGCGGGTCGCGGCCCGCACCCGGGAATTGGACGCGGCCAATCGGATGCTTATCGCCCGCCTGGCCCAGATGCAGGAAATGGAAAAGGCCCTGCGGGCCAGCGAGGAGCGCTACCGGGCCGTGGTGGAGAGCCAGACCGAGATCATCTGCCGTTTTAGCCCGGAGGGAACGGTGCTCTTTGCCAATGAGCCGTATTGCCGCCTGTTCGGCAAGACCCTGGAGGAGCTCACGTCCGGAACCTGGCGGCCCTTTCCCCATCCTGAGGATCTCCTGCGCATTGACCGCGAGTTGCGCGCGCTGGCCCCGGATCATCCCGTGGTGGTGGTGGAGAACCGGGTGGTGGACGGCGCGGGGCGGGTGCGGTTCATGCAGTTCATCAACCGGGGGTTTTTCAACGCCAAGGGGCGGATAACGGAAATCCAGTCCGTGGGCCGCGACGTCACCGACCGCCGCGATGCCGAACTGGCCCTGGCCGAAAGCGAAAAGAAATATCGGGATCTGGTCTCCAATCTGGAGATCGGCATCCTGGCCGCTACGGGAGACGGCCGCGTGGATATGGCCAATCGTCGGGCCCTGGAGATTCTGGGCGTGCCGCAGGACGAGATTTTAGGCCAATCCCTGGCCCGACCGCCCTTTGCCCTGTGCCGGGAGGACGCTTCCCCCCTGCGGCCCGAGGAATCGCCCCTGGCCGGGGTCTTGTTGGATCATGAACCCATGCGCGACGTCACGGTGGGCATCCGCCAGGACGGTTGGGAGGCGATCCGTTGGCTGGCCGTCGGCGTTTTTCCCGAGGTCGACGCCCGGGGCAACCTCTCGCGCGTGGTGGCGACCCTGACGGACATCAGCGAACGCCGCCGCCTGGAGGCGGAGCTTGTGGAGGGCCGGGAGCGGTTCCGGTTTCTGTACCGGCATTTCCCGCAGCCCACCTGCGTCTTTCGTCTCGTGGAGGGGGAGTTCATCCTGCTTGAGGCCAACCGGGCCGCCGTGGCGGCCGGGCGCGGCCGACTGGAGGAATTTCTGGGACGCCGGGCCGGAGAACTCCTGGCCGGGCAGCCCGAGATCTATCTGGCGCTATGGACGGCGTACGAGGGGCGGCAGCTCGTGCGGCGACGCATGGACCTGCAGCTTGACCGCGCGGCCCCGGCCAGCCACGAGGTGAGTTTCGTGTTCGTGCCCCCGGACATGGTCATGGTCCATGCCGTGCCTGCACCGGCCGGTTGTCCGGCGACCGGGCCTGATCCGGACGGATGA
- a CDS encoding adenylosuccinate synthase, which translates to MAERSVAAGRGIVVHGAQWGDEGKGKIVDLLTENAHAVVRFQGGNNAGHTLVVGGEKTIVHLIPSGILHPGTACLVGNGVVLDPEVLCREMDMLAAKGVDVSPKRLKISKKTQVIMPYHRLLDGARETLRAGAKIGTTGRGIGPCYEDKMARIGIRAGDFADPELLRAKIETALVEKNALFANLYGLEAVDPAAVFEAVLPVAERLTPHLGDVSTEIQKALGAGGDVLFEGAQGTHLDIDHGTYPFVTSSNTVAGQASAGSGCAPSVLSRIVAVVKAYTTRVGSGPFPTELFGTVGDYLQSQGGEFGATTGRRRRCGWLDLVLLREAARLSGPTEIALTKLDVLSGLFELKLCIGYRYKGKVYEYPPQEENALEHVEPLYETMPGWDEDITGLTAWEDLPLAAREYVSRIEQALGTRCSLLSVGPDRRQTIVRS; encoded by the coding sequence ATGGCCGAGCGCAGTGTCGCCGCCGGACGCGGAATCGTGGTCCACGGCGCCCAGTGGGGCGACGAGGGCAAGGGTAAGATCGTGGATCTTTTGACGGAAAACGCCCATGCCGTGGTGCGTTTCCAGGGCGGCAACAACGCCGGGCACACCCTGGTGGTCGGGGGCGAGAAAACCATCGTCCACCTGATCCCATCGGGCATCCTGCATCCGGGCACGGCCTGCCTGGTGGGCAACGGCGTGGTCCTTGACCCGGAAGTCCTGTGCCGGGAGATGGACATGCTGGCCGCCAAGGGTGTCGACGTGTCGCCCAAGCGCTTAAAAATCAGCAAGAAAACCCAGGTCATCATGCCGTACCACCGCCTGCTCGACGGGGCGCGCGAAACCCTGCGGGCCGGGGCCAAGATCGGCACCACGGGCCGGGGCATCGGCCCCTGCTACGAGGACAAGATGGCCCGCATCGGCATCCGGGCCGGGGATTTCGCCGATCCGGAACTGCTGCGCGCCAAGATCGAGACGGCCCTTGTGGAAAAAAACGCCCTGTTCGCCAATCTGTACGGCCTGGAGGCCGTGGACCCGGCGGCTGTGTTCGAGGCGGTATTGCCCGTGGCCGAGCGGCTCACGCCGCATCTGGGCGACGTGTCCACGGAGATCCAAAAGGCCCTCGGGGCCGGGGGCGACGTGCTTTTTGAGGGCGCCCAGGGCACCCACCTGGACATCGACCACGGCACCTATCCCTTCGTGACCTCCTCCAACACCGTGGCCGGACAGGCCTCGGCCGGAAGCGGCTGCGCGCCGTCGGTGCTGTCGCGCATCGTGGCCGTGGTCAAGGCCTACACCACCCGGGTCGGCTCGGGGCCGTTCCCCACCGAGCTTTTCGGCACCGTGGGCGACTACCTCCAGTCCCAGGGCGGCGAGTTCGGGGCCACCACCGGTCGGCGGCGGCGCTGCGGCTGGCTCGATCTGGTGCTTTTGCGCGAGGCGGCCAGGCTCTCCGGGCCCACCGAAATCGCCCTGACCAAGCTCGACGTGTTAAGCGGGCTTTTCGAACTCAAGCTGTGCATCGGCTACCGCTACAAGGGCAAGGTCTACGAATATCCGCCCCAGGAGGAAAACGCCCTGGAGCATGTGGAGCCGCTGTACGAGACCATGCCCGGCTGGGACGAGGACATCACCGGGCTGACGGCCTGGGAGGATCTGCCCCTGGCGGCCCGGGAATACGTGTCGCGCATCGAGCAGGCCCTGGGCACCCGTTGTTCGCTTCTGTCCGTGGGGCCGGATCGGCGGCAGACCATCGTCCGGTCGTGA